In Phreatobacter stygius, a genomic segment contains:
- a CDS encoding ABC transporter substrate-binding protein produces the protein MSNLHNRRSALGLMAGAATLAMPHVARAQTIEVVAHYSMPPIFKEAQETLAEAFNKKSDKVKVTYVNPTPTYEDGAQLILRQATTGGLPDVSFQGLNRLRLFSERGIAANLKPFLEREGDVKKLGYSDPLLGLGFHGGVQCGLAFATSNPISYLNADLLKRVGQNAAEFPTNWDDVIKLSARINALGDGNEGMFFRWPGDDWMFSALLYGHGGRMLTVDETKVAFDGPEGLAALKLLDRMVKEGKMPNFGASATATADLQAFGAGKLGTMFRTTAQVRQVSGMVGRNFELKTTTLPVIDPVKGRLPTGGAGVMLTAKDPARQAAAWEFMKFASSAEGTSIMARNTGYVPCNQLAIDDPGYLGEFYRANPLFQAATRQVHLMIPWYAFPGQNSVRVTQIMVDNLARIAEQKASPEEVLRDMAREVGRLIPRA, from the coding sequence ATGTCCAATCTTCATAACCGCCGCTCGGCGCTCGGCCTGATGGCCGGCGCGGCGACCCTTGCCATGCCGCATGTCGCGCGCGCCCAGACCATCGAGGTCGTCGCGCATTATTCCATGCCGCCGATCTTCAAGGAGGCCCAGGAGACGCTCGCCGAAGCGTTCAACAAGAAGAGCGACAAGGTGAAGGTCACCTATGTCAATCCGACCCCGACCTATGAGGACGGCGCCCAGCTGATCCTGCGCCAGGCGACCACCGGTGGCCTGCCCGATGTCTCGTTCCAGGGCCTGAACCGGCTTCGGCTGTTCTCCGAGCGCGGCATCGCCGCCAATCTGAAACCCTTCCTGGAGCGCGAAGGCGATGTGAAGAAGCTCGGTTATTCCGATCCGCTGCTGGGCCTCGGCTTCCATGGCGGCGTGCAATGCGGGCTCGCTTTCGCCACCTCCAATCCGATCAGCTATCTCAATGCCGATCTCCTGAAGCGGGTTGGCCAGAACGCCGCGGAGTTCCCGACCAATTGGGACGACGTGATCAAGCTGTCGGCCAGGATCAACGCGCTCGGCGACGGCAATGAGGGCATGTTCTTTCGCTGGCCGGGCGACGACTGGATGTTCTCCGCCCTGCTCTACGGCCATGGCGGCCGCATGCTGACGGTGGACGAAACCAAGGTCGCCTTCGACGGCCCCGAGGGTCTCGCCGCCCTGAAACTGCTCGACCGCATGGTGAAGGAAGGCAAGATGCCGAATTTCGGCGCTTCCGCCACCGCGACCGCCGATCTCCAGGCTTTCGGTGCCGGCAAGCTCGGCACCATGTTCCGCACCACCGCCCAGGTCCGCCAGGTCTCCGGCATGGTCGGCAGGAATTTCGAACTGAAGACCACCACCTTGCCGGTGATCGATCCGGTCAAGGGGCGCCTGCCGACCGGCGGCGCCGGCGTGATGTTGACCGCCAAGGATCCGGCCCGCCAGGCCGCCGCCTGGGAGTTCATGAAATTCGCCTCCTCCGCCGAGGGCACCTCGATCATGGCGCGCAACACCGGCTATGTCCCGTGCAACCAGCTCGCCATCGACGATCCCGGTTATCTCGGCGAGTTCTACCGGGCCAATCCGCTGTTCCAGGCGGCGACCAGGCAGGTCCACCTGATGATCCCGTGGTACGCCTTCCCGGGCCAGAACTCGGTCAGGGTGACCCAGATCATGGTCGACAACCTCGCCCGCATCGCCGAACAGAAGGCGAGCCCCGAAGAGGTGCTGCGCGACATGGCGCGTGAGGTCGGCCGGCTCATTCCGCGGGCGTGA
- the pstS gene encoding phosphate ABC transporter substrate-binding protein PstS encodes MFKRISAAAVLAAATLFAQPAAAQGVEFTGAGATFPAPVYAAWAAAYKQATNNTLNYQAIGSGGGINQIQNRTVDFGASDAPVPTDRLTQQKLVQFPAVIGAVVFIVNLDGVNKNQLKLTGEIVADIYLGTIKTWNDPRILAINPGVTLPSLAIQPIYRSDASGTTFVTTSYLSEASAKWKAEVSAATSVQWRTGAGARGNDGVAGAVRNTKGAIGYVEYAFAAENSLTTTQLQNVAGQFVEPTTPNFQAAAAAADWENARDLAASMINKPGAQSWPIVSPTYILFPRDPRDAARAKAALDFFSWSFAQQGGQIAERLHYIPLPAAVVTRVKAAWANVHNAQGQPVWTGPSQ; translated from the coding sequence ATGTTCAAGCGGATTTCAGCTGCGGCGGTTCTGGCCGCTGCAACACTCTTCGCTCAGCCGGCCGCTGCGCAGGGCGTCGAGTTCACTGGCGCTGGCGCCACCTTCCCCGCCCCGGTCTATGCCGCCTGGGCCGCCGCCTACAAGCAGGCGACCAACAACACGCTCAACTACCAGGCCATCGGCTCCGGCGGCGGCATCAACCAGATCCAGAACCGCACGGTCGATTTCGGCGCCTCCGACGCGCCGGTTCCCACCGACCGCCTGACCCAGCAGAAGCTGGTCCAGTTCCCGGCGGTGATCGGCGCGGTGGTGTTCATCGTCAATCTCGACGGCGTCAACAAGAACCAGCTGAAGCTGACCGGCGAAATCGTCGCCGACATCTATCTCGGCACCATCAAGACCTGGAACGACCCGCGCATCCTGGCGATCAATCCGGGCGTCACCCTGCCGAGCCTGGCGATCCAGCCGATCTATCGCTCGGACGCGTCGGGCACCACCTTCGTGACCACCAGCTACCTGTCGGAAGCCAGCGCCAAGTGGAAAGCCGAAGTCAGCGCCGCCACCTCGGTGCAGTGGCGGACCGGTGCCGGTGCCCGCGGCAATGACGGCGTGGCTGGCGCGGTGCGCAACACCAAGGGCGCCATTGGTTATGTCGAATATGCCTTCGCCGCCGAGAACAGCCTGACCACCACCCAGCTGCAGAACGTCGCCGGCCAGTTCGTCGAGCCGACCACCCCGAACTTCCAGGCCGCAGCCGCGGCCGCGGATTGGGAAAACGCCCGCGACCTCGCCGCCTCGATGATCAACAAGCCGGGCGCCCAGAGCTGGCCGATCGTCAGCCCGACCTACATCCTGTTCCCGCGCGACCCGCGTGACGCCGCCCGCGCCAAGGCGGCGCTCGACTTCTTCTCCTGGTCGTTCGCCCAGCAGGGCGGCCAGATCGCCGAGCGTCTGCATTACATCCCGCTCCCGGCCGCCGTCGTCACCCGCGTCAAGGCAGCCTGGGCCAATGTCCACAACGCCCAGGGCCAGCCGGTCTGGACCGGGCCGTCCCAGTAA
- a CDS encoding creatininase family protein, which produces MSVFELAKMTAPEVRKAIDDGHDTVVCPFGSLEQHSAHLPIGTDAMLGDAFGRRLADQLDAFLVPTVSVGCAEHHMPFAGTMTVSHETIQRMAGEYARCLARHGFKQIILLGTHGGNFKPLDDAAKDCADIEGATVIAPMKDFDLDVLDPCHAVSAKFGIGKGESGGHAGEWETSIMLVLTPDLVHMDRTVEGFVGNMSDAVKRLLQDRQGIDVVTHGTGILGDPRRADAERGKLHFDALAGAMMRGVRREWPAGRPAPK; this is translated from the coding sequence ATGTCTGTCTTTGAACTGGCGAAAATGACGGCACCCGAGGTGCGCAAGGCGATCGACGACGGACATGACACCGTCGTCTGTCCGTTCGGCTCGCTCGAACAGCACTCCGCTCACCTGCCGATCGGCACCGACGCCATGCTGGGCGACGCATTCGGCCGGCGCCTGGCCGATCAACTCGACGCCTTTCTCGTGCCGACCGTGAGCGTCGGCTGCGCCGAGCACCACATGCCCTTCGCGGGCACCATGACGGTGAGCCACGAAACCATTCAGCGCATGGCCGGTGAATATGCCCGATGCCTCGCACGCCACGGCTTCAAGCAGATCATCCTGCTCGGCACCCATGGCGGCAACTTCAAGCCGCTCGACGATGCCGCCAAGGACTGCGCCGACATCGAAGGCGCCACCGTCATTGCCCCCATGAAGGATTTCGATCTTGATGTTCTGGACCCTTGTCATGCCGTTTCGGCGAAATTCGGCATTGGTAAGGGAGAAAGCGGCGGTCATGCTGGCGAATGGGAGACCTCTATCATGCTGGTTCTCACGCCCGACCTGGTGCACATGGATCGAACGGTAGAAGGTTTCGTCGGCAACATGTCGGATGCCGTGAAGCGGTTGCTCCAGGACCGGCAAGGCATCGACGTGGTGACCCATGGCACCGGCATTCTCGGCGATCCGCGCCGGGCCGATGCCGAGCGCGGCAAGCTCCATTTCGACGCGCTCGCCGGCGCGATGATGCGCGGTGTCCGCCGGGAATGGCCGGCTGGCCGGCCGGCGCCGAAATAG
- a CDS encoding amidase family protein produces the protein MTTSSTGAFDSVADIIAAVRSGRTSPRDVVDAAIQRARAASPLNAFISIADAIPDALIAAAADKPLAGIPIAVKDNTDAVDFPCTGGTPALRDWRPATDATAVARLKAAGAIVIGKANLHELAAGMTSNNPTFGPVLNPYDRRLIAGGSSGGSAAAVAAGIVPASLGSDTAGSNRVPASLCGCVGFRPTVGRYPTDGVIPLSLTRDTIGIFAHTVSDAQHLDGIVAGRPAAAKRSGLKGRRLGVPRPYFYEALDSETQAVIETALGRLSEAGAVLVDTEVRDIGALVGPITLGLIFYETLRDISVYLARSRCPVRAWEIVDQMASTVERGWLEAEIWGESLPTSAYNDILARGRPAVQQAYRDCFARHDLDALVLPTTAIPARPAGQDETVKLNGRDVPTLATYMRNTDPTSVAGMPSISVPAGLTVSGLPVGLMFDGLAGSDGDLLDIAAGFQALAPRLPRPTAS, from the coding sequence ATGACCACATCGTCAACCGGCGCCTTCGACAGCGTCGCGGATATCATCGCGGCGGTCCGGTCAGGCCGGACGTCGCCGCGCGACGTCGTCGACGCCGCCATTCAGCGGGCACGCGCGGCGAGCCCGCTGAATGCCTTCATCTCGATCGCCGATGCGATCCCCGACGCGTTGATCGCGGCGGCCGCGGACAAGCCCCTGGCCGGCATTCCGATCGCGGTGAAGGACAATACCGATGCCGTCGACTTCCCCTGCACCGGCGGCACGCCGGCGCTCCGCGACTGGCGGCCGGCGACCGACGCAACCGCCGTGGCGCGCCTGAAGGCGGCCGGCGCCATCGTCATCGGCAAGGCCAATCTGCACGAACTGGCCGCCGGCATGACTTCGAACAACCCGACCTTCGGCCCCGTGCTCAACCCCTATGATCGCCGCCTGATCGCCGGTGGCAGCAGTGGCGGCAGCGCCGCGGCGGTTGCCGCCGGCATCGTGCCGGCGAGCCTCGGTTCGGACACCGCCGGCTCGAACCGGGTTCCCGCTTCGCTTTGCGGCTGTGTCGGGTTTCGTCCCACCGTCGGTCGTTATCCGACCGATGGCGTGATCCCGCTATCGCTGACCCGCGACACCATCGGGATTTTCGCCCACACGGTCAGCGATGCCCAGCACCTCGACGGCATCGTCGCCGGGCGTCCGGCGGCAGCGAAACGGTCGGGCCTGAAGGGCCGCCGGCTCGGCGTGCCGCGCCCCTATTTCTACGAAGCGCTCGACAGCGAGACACAGGCCGTCATCGAGACGGCACTCGGGCGGCTGAGCGAGGCCGGAGCGGTCCTGGTGGACACCGAGGTCAGGGACATCGGCGCGCTGGTCGGCCCGATCACGCTCGGCCTGATCTTCTACGAGACCCTGCGCGACATTTCGGTCTACCTGGCCCGCAGCCGCTGCCCGGTCCGGGCCTGGGAAATCGTCGACCAGATGGCAAGCACGGTGGAGCGCGGCTGGCTCGAGGCCGAGATCTGGGGCGAGAGCCTGCCGACCAGCGCCTATAACGACATTCTCGCGCGCGGCCGCCCGGCGGTTCAGCAAGCTTATCGCGACTGCTTTGCCAGGCACGATCTCGACGCACTGGTCTTGCCGACGACCGCCATCCCGGCCCGGCCGGCGGGCCAGGACGAGACGGTGAAACTCAACGGCCGGGACGTGCCGACGCTCGCGACCTATATGCGCAACACCGACCCGACTTCGGTCGCCGGCATGCCCAGCATTTCCGTCCCGGCCGGCCTGACCGTTTCCGGCCTGCCTGTCGGCCTGATGTTCGACGGCCTTGCTGGCAGCGACGGCGACCTGCTCGACATCGCCGCCGGCTTCCAGGCCCTGGCGCCGAGATTGCCGCGCCCGACCGCAAGCTGA
- a CDS encoding carbohydrate ABC transporter permease, which translates to MSDLALSHAAALPAPAADRAGTGEALAAWLLSLPAIIAFVVMLLLPTAAVVAIAFTDYELGARSLRFVGLANFAELLEDRGFVTSFRNTAFFVAVTTPVSLFGGLGLAMLIEGGTRGRAVFRAVFFLPVVSLMVAMATAFQYMFHPTIGPVNAVLRTLGLVGPNWLGSSDSVMWTLAIIGIWEQIGFNMVLFLAGLTAIPRDLYAAAEIDGVRSAWSRFVTVTWPLLGPTTLFVLTITMIRSLRVFEIVATLTQGGPNKASEVLLYTMYSEAFTFFRMGYSAAITVVFLIAVVVLMLLQTRLLDRRVHYG; encoded by the coding sequence TTGTCTGATCTCGCCCTCTCCCACGCCGCCGCCCTGCCCGCTCCGGCCGCCGACCGCGCCGGCACCGGCGAGGCGCTTGCCGCCTGGCTGCTGTCGCTGCCGGCGATCATCGCCTTCGTCGTGATGCTGCTGCTCCCGACCGCCGCCGTGGTCGCCATTGCCTTCACCGATTACGAGCTCGGCGCCCGCTCGCTGAGGTTCGTCGGCCTGGCCAATTTCGCCGAGCTGCTCGAAGACCGCGGCTTCGTCACCTCGTTCCGCAACACCGCCTTCTTCGTTGCCGTCACCACGCCGGTCTCGCTGTTCGGCGGGCTTGGCCTCGCCATGCTGATCGAGGGCGGCACGCGCGGCCGCGCCGTGTTCCGGGCGGTGTTCTTCCTGCCGGTGGTGTCGCTGATGGTCGCGATGGCGACCGCCTTCCAATACATGTTCCACCCGACCATCGGGCCGGTGAACGCGGTGCTGCGCACGCTTGGCCTGGTCGGGCCGAACTGGCTCGGGTCCTCCGACAGCGTCATGTGGACGCTCGCGATCATCGGCATCTGGGAGCAGATCGGCTTCAACATGGTGCTGTTCCTGGCCGGGCTGACCGCCATCCCGCGCGATCTCTATGCCGCGGCCGAAATCGACGGCGTCCGGTCGGCGTGGTCGCGCTTCGTGACCGTCACCTGGCCGCTGCTCGGGCCGACCACGCTGTTCGTCCTGACCATCACCATGATCCGCTCGCTCCGGGTCTTCGAGATCGTCGCGACGCTGACCCAGGGCGGGCCGAACAAGGCCTCCGAAGTGCTGCTCTACACCATGTATAGCGAGGCCTTCACCTTCTTCCGCATGGGCTATTCGGCGGCCATCACCGTGGTTTTTCTCATCGCCGTGGTGGTGCTGATGCTGCTGCAGACGCGCCTCCTCGACCGCCGCGTCCATTACGGGTGA
- a CDS encoding ABC transporter substrate-binding protein, translated as MTISLTRRAALGAAAALASPRLVRAAAVEIVVHYSQPVIFKDSKEQLAAAFASRHPDIKVSFISNTPNYEEGVQYVLRQAITGTLPDLSYQGLNRVRAVAERGLATDLAPLIARDGGAAKLGYSPAILGQGRVGEAQVGLPYAMSNTILYINADLVRRAGADPLALGASWDAILPLARAIKDVGSGVDGFYIDWMPGQEWMWSSLLYSHGGRMMSVDEREIAFDGPEGLSATRLIDRMVKQGGMSGFTSGAAQQAFFAGKLGIMMRSTAALRGMISGVAGNFELLTATVPIPGAAQGRLATGGSCGMILARDPARREAAWTFLKFSTSAEGTAIMAKATGYVPCNQIAVDDPAYLADFYRTNPLFLPATRQLPLSLPWYAFPGANGVRIGQAFVDNLARVVEQKAAPEQVLTDIARETRRLLARA; from the coding sequence ATGACGATCAGCCTGACCCGCCGCGCAGCCCTTGGCGCGGCCGCCGCTCTCGCAAGCCCCCGCCTCGTCCGCGCCGCCGCGGTCGAGATCGTCGTTCATTATTCCCAGCCGGTCATCTTCAAGGATTCCAAGGAACAGCTCGCCGCAGCCTTTGCCAGCCGCCATCCGGATATCAAGGTCTCGTTCATCAGCAACACGCCCAACTACGAAGAAGGCGTGCAATATGTGCTGCGGCAGGCCATCACCGGAACGCTGCCGGACCTCAGCTATCAGGGCTTGAACCGCGTCCGGGCGGTTGCCGAGCGGGGCCTTGCGACCGATCTGGCACCCTTGATCGCCCGCGACGGCGGCGCGGCGAAGCTCGGCTATTCCCCTGCTATCCTTGGCCAGGGCCGGGTTGGCGAGGCGCAGGTCGGCCTGCCCTACGCCATGTCGAACACCATTCTCTATATCAATGCCGATCTCGTCCGGCGTGCCGGCGCGGATCCCTTAGCCCTCGGCGCCAGCTGGGACGCGATCCTGCCGCTTGCCCGCGCGATCAAGGATGTCGGCAGCGGCGTCGACGGTTTCTACATCGACTGGATGCCGGGCCAGGAATGGATGTGGTCGTCGCTGCTCTATTCCCACGGCGGCAGGATGATGTCGGTGGACGAACGCGAGATCGCGTTCGATGGACCGGAAGGGCTTTCCGCCACGCGCCTCATCGATCGCATGGTCAAACAAGGCGGCATGTCCGGCTTCACCTCGGGGGCGGCGCAACAGGCCTTTTTCGCCGGCAAGCTCGGCATCATGATGCGCTCGACCGCGGCGCTGCGTGGCATGATCTCGGGCGTCGCCGGCAATTTCGAACTGCTCACCGCAACCGTGCCGATCCCCGGCGCGGCGCAGGGGCGGCTCGCCACCGGCGGGTCCTGCGGCATGATTCTGGCGCGCGACCCGGCCAGGCGCGAGGCCGCCTGGACGTTCCTGAAATTCTCCACCAGCGCCGAAGGCACGGCCATCATGGCCAAGGCCACCGGCTATGTGCCGTGCAACCAGATCGCGGTCGACGACCCGGCCTATCTCGCCGACTTCTACCGGACCAACCCGCTCTTCCTGCCGGCCACCAGGCAATTGCCGCTGAGCCTGCCCTGGTATGCCTTTCCGGGCGCCAACGGCGTGCGCATCGGCCAGGCCTTCGTCGACAATCTCGCCCGCGTGGTCGAGCAGAAGGCGGCGCCGGAACAGGTGCTGACCGATATCGCGCGCGAAACCCGGCGTCTTCTGGCGCGCGCCTGA
- a CDS encoding carbohydrate ABC transporter permease: MKPRTVHDKSLIADLPRLALLSLLGILFLMPYLWMISVSLKPMDEVWRASMSLIPENFAIAKNYGRVFREVPIGRYLLNGVIVCFGILAFQLAFAIPAGYALAKLRFRGRDTLFVFVMLGLLIPAHVPAIPLYIGLAQTGLLNSYAALIAPSTISVFAIFMFRQFFRAMPDELIQAARMDGLGEWSIVWRIVLPNAWPAATAFAIFSVVAHWNDLFWPLIAVSGKGELATPALGVIYFRTEEAGDDFGALMAAATLTTIPLVAAFLFAQRRFVEGITMTGLKG, from the coding sequence ATGAAACCCCGTACGGTCCACGACAAGAGCCTGATCGCCGACCTGCCGCGGCTCGCCCTGCTGAGCCTGCTCGGCATCCTGTTCCTGATGCCTTATCTCTGGATGATCTCGGTTTCGCTGAAGCCGATGGACGAGGTCTGGCGCGCCTCGATGTCGCTGATCCCCGAGAATTTCGCCATTGCCAAGAATTACGGCCGGGTGTTCCGCGAGGTGCCGATCGGCCGCTATCTCCTGAACGGCGTCATCGTCTGTTTCGGCATCCTGGCCTTTCAGCTCGCCTTCGCCATTCCCGCCGGCTACGCGCTCGCCAAGCTGCGCTTCCGCGGCCGCGACACGCTGTTCGTCTTCGTCATGCTCGGCCTGCTGATCCCGGCGCATGTGCCGGCCATCCCGCTCTATATCGGCCTGGCCCAGACCGGCCTGCTCAACAGCTACGCGGCGCTGATCGCGCCGTCGACCATCTCGGTCTTCGCCATCTTCATGTTCCGCCAGTTCTTCCGCGCCATGCCGGACGAGCTGATCCAGGCCGCGCGCATGGACGGCTTGGGCGAATGGTCGATCGTCTGGCGCATCGTGCTGCCCAATGCCTGGCCGGCCGCCACGGCCTTCGCCATCTTTTCGGTCGTCGCCCATTGGAACGACCTGTTCTGGCCGCTGATCGCGGTCTCCGGCAAGGGCGAGCTCGCCACTCCCGCGCTCGGCGTCATCTATTTCCGCACCGAAGAGGCCGGCGACGACTTCGGCGCGCTGATGGCCGCCGCCACCCTGACCACCATTCCCCTCGTCGCCGCCTTCTTGTTCGCCCAGCGGCGCTTCGTCGAGGGCATCACCATGACCGGCCTCAAAGGCTGA
- a CDS encoding M20 family metallopeptidase, translating to MSDLEMLKRQACERVDAVADRLIAVSREIHANPELAFQEHRACALLASIAEAAGMAVERRAYGLQTAFAAEFGNGEGPVIAVLSEYDALPGIGHGCGHNIIAATGLGAALALKGMPAGLPGKVRYIGTPAEERGCGKEIMARNGAFDGLDAAMMVHPAWVNAKAFRTLCLGEVHVDYIGQSGHAALAPEQARNALDAVVMSYQAIANLRQHLKRGEHVHGVITDGGDVPNVFTVSTRAHYFARAATIEDLAVLKRRVDACLQAGATATGCEARIAWSDADYQQMKVNLPLADAFEANASRLGREFTDYLQLPIGGADMGNVSQRVPVLHALISCAPADVIIHTPEFTRWAGSEQGDRAVVDGAKALAMTAIDMLVDGAFRSRVATAQATL from the coding sequence ATGTCGGATCTCGAAATGCTGAAACGGCAGGCCTGCGAACGGGTCGATGCCGTCGCCGACCGGCTGATCGCGGTGAGCCGCGAGATTCACGCCAACCCCGAACTGGCCTTTCAGGAGCACAGGGCCTGCGCCCTGCTTGCCTCCATCGCCGAGGCGGCCGGCATGGCGGTCGAACGCCGGGCCTATGGCCTCCAGACCGCCTTTGCCGCCGAATTCGGCAATGGCGAGGGGCCGGTGATCGCGGTTCTGTCGGAATATGACGCCTTGCCCGGGATCGGCCATGGCTGCGGCCACAATATCATCGCCGCCACTGGCCTGGGCGCCGCGCTGGCCCTGAAGGGAATGCCGGCCGGACTGCCCGGCAAGGTGCGCTATATCGGCACGCCTGCCGAGGAACGGGGCTGCGGCAAGGAGATCATGGCGCGCAACGGCGCCTTCGACGGCCTGGACGCGGCCATGATGGTGCATCCCGCCTGGGTCAACGCCAAGGCGTTCCGGACACTGTGCCTCGGCGAAGTCCATGTCGACTATATCGGCCAGTCCGGTCACGCGGCGCTGGCGCCCGAGCAAGCCCGGAACGCCCTCGACGCCGTCGTCATGTCCTACCAGGCGATCGCCAATCTGCGCCAACACCTGAAGCGGGGCGAACATGTTCACGGCGTCATCACCGATGGCGGCGATGTCCCCAACGTCTTCACGGTCTCGACCAGGGCGCACTATTTTGCCCGGGCCGCCACGATAGAGGACCTCGCGGTACTCAAGCGGCGTGTCGATGCCTGCCTGCAGGCCGGCGCGACGGCGACCGGCTGCGAAGCACGGATCGCCTGGTCGGATGCGGACTATCAGCAGATGAAGGTCAACCTGCCGCTCGCCGATGCCTTCGAAGCCAATGCCAGCCGGCTCGGTCGGGAGTTTACCGACTACCTTCAATTGCCGATCGGCGGCGCCGACATGGGCAATGTCAGCCAGCGCGTGCCGGTGCTGCACGCCCTGATCTCCTGCGCGCCTGCTGACGTGATCATCCACACGCCGGAATTCACCCGCTGGGCCGGCTCCGAGCAGGGCGACCGGGCCGTCGTCGACGGCGCGAAGGCGCTCGCCATGACCGCGATCGACATGCTGGTCGATGGCGCCTTCCGGTCACGCGTGGCGACGGCTCAGGCCACGCTCTGA
- a CDS encoding TetR/AcrR family transcriptional regulator, which translates to MRVVDKQMALKRKRVAKPQEERLDDLLAAAAAIFGEQGVTGAKVEDITEKAGVSKGTFYLYFTSKEHAADMLWQRYIDRYLRIGEDILARDHGSHLDRLVAVFEALTEYVLANAGLHRTVFYATHSEERRAMTQKFISAIAAAVRQGIAAGELHADEPELMVEVLYHGIGTSLHDAIAGGQPLRADARIRTAGELARLTFSPQSLPRTAFAPKSAAPAGKKVRRNA; encoded by the coding sequence ATGCGGGTGGTCGACAAGCAGATGGCCTTGAAGCGCAAGCGCGTGGCGAAACCGCAAGAGGAGCGGCTCGACGACCTGCTCGCCGCCGCCGCCGCGATCTTCGGCGAACAGGGTGTCACCGGCGCCAAAGTCGAGGACATCACCGAAAAGGCCGGCGTTTCCAAGGGCACGTTCTACCTCTACTTCACGTCCAAGGAGCATGCCGCCGACATGCTCTGGCAACGCTATATCGATCGCTACCTGAGGATCGGCGAGGACATCCTCGCGCGCGACCACGGCTCGCATCTGGACAGGCTGGTCGCCGTCTTCGAGGCACTGACCGAATATGTTCTGGCCAATGCCGGCCTGCACCGCACCGTGTTCTACGCCACGCATAGCGAAGAGCGGCGGGCGATGACGCAGAAGTTCATATCCGCCATCGCGGCTGCGGTGCGGCAGGGCATTGCGGCGGGCGAGCTTCATGCCGACGAGCCCGAACTCATGGTCGAGGTCCTCTACCATGGCATCGGCACGTCGCTGCACGACGCCATCGCCGGCGGGCAACCGCTGCGGGCCGACGCGCGCATCCGGACGGCCGGCGAACTGGCGCGCCTGACATTCTCGCCGCAGTCCCTGCCCCGAACAGCCTTCGCGCCGAAAAGCGCCGCGCCGGCAGGAAAGAAGGTCCGGCGGAACGCCTGA
- a CDS encoding ABC transporter ATP-binding protein, giving the protein MAGIILDRIEKSFGATRVLGGVSLSFAAGEFVSLVGPSGCGKTTLLRIIAGLETADQGRVSIGGADVTGRRAADRDVAMVFQNYALYPHMTVEQNIALPLVMRRLRALERAPLLGRLVPGTDQRRQAILAEVREAARLLSIGHLMQRRPGQLSGGQRQRVALGRAIVRHPQAFLMDEPLSNLDAALRHDMRKELVELHRRVGVTTVYVTHDQAEAMTMSDRVAVMLGGKVLQFGTPREVYDQPATIDVAGFIGSPRINVLPAETDGRGALAFAGRRTGAAVDQARAKVRLGIRPEHLSLQADGIPCTIRHVEFLGAEVLVYVREATTGVDLIARLTPEAWAKVDRNRAVGLAFAAARLLAFDGDGLRLAIGIDEPAVKAVV; this is encoded by the coding sequence ATGGCCGGCATCATTCTCGACCGGATCGAGAAGTCATTTGGCGCGACCCGCGTCCTCGGCGGCGTCAGCCTGTCTTTCGCGGCCGGCGAGTTCGTCTCGCTGGTCGGTCCGTCCGGCTGCGGCAAGACCACGCTCTTGCGCATCATCGCCGGGCTCGAGACCGCCGACCAGGGCCGGGTGTCGATCGGCGGCGCCGATGTCACCGGCCGGCGGGCCGCCGACCGCGACGTCGCCATGGTGTTCCAGAACTACGCACTCTATCCGCATATGACGGTGGAGCAGAACATCGCGCTGCCGCTGGTCATGCGAAGGCTTCGCGCGCTGGAGCGGGCGCCTCTCCTCGGCCGCCTGGTGCCCGGCACCGATCAGCGCCGCCAGGCGATCCTCGCCGAGGTGCGCGAGGCCGCGCGACTCTTGTCGATCGGCCATCTGATGCAGCGCCGGCCCGGGCAATTGTCCGGCGGCCAGCGCCAGCGTGTCGCCCTTGGCCGCGCCATCGTGCGCCATCCGCAAGCCTTCCTGATGGACGAGCCACTGTCGAACCTCGACGCGGCGCTGCGCCACGACATGCGCAAGGAACTGGTCGAGCTGCACCGCCGGGTCGGCGTGACCACTGTCTATGTCACCCACGACCAGGCCGAGGCGATGACCATGTCGGACCGCGTCGCGGTCATGCTCGGCGGCAAGGTGCTGCAATTCGGCACGCCGAGAGAAGTCTATGACCAGCCGGCGACCATCGATGTCGCGGGCTTCATCGGCTCGCCGCGCATCAATGTCCTGCCCGCCGAAACCGACGGGCGCGGCGCGCTCGCCTTTGCCGGGCGCCGCACCGGTGCCGCGGTCGATCAGGCGAGAGCCAAGGTCAGGCTCGGCATTCGCCCGGAACATCTCAGCCTGCAGGCCGACGGCATCCCCTGCACCATCCGCCATGTCGAATTTCTCGGCGCCGAGGTGCTGGTCTATGTCCGCGAGGCGACGACCGGCGTCGACCTGATTGCCCGGCTGACGCCGGAGGCCTGGGCCAAGGTCGATCGAAACCGCGCGGTTGGCCTCGCCTTCGCTGCCGCCAGGCTGCTCGCTTTCGACGGCGACGGCCTGCGGCTGGCGATCGGTATCGACGAACCGGCGGTGAAAGCCGTTGTCTGA